The genomic stretch TTTCTTGTGCAAGTATAGCCAACACCGGCAATTATTCAGTGCGATTGTGCTTGTGCATGGACCACAAGTAGCTTATTTTGAACATCAGAAGAGTCTGAGATAATACATGCTTAGAAGCACTACATACACGACAGCTAATGGGCAACTTTTGCCAAAACAGGAAACAAGAAAGGCAAGAGTATCTCGCTCCACAATCGCGAAAACCAATTCTTCAACATCCACAAGCGAATGGGTCGGTAGAATCCAAATCATCGAGATGCATGGTACCTGAAACTTCATGGTGACAGCCTGTTGTAAAGCAAAGCCGAGCACCTCTAGATGCCCTCTTCTCCATCTGGAGCATCTCATGTTGTTCTGCGAAAAAGTGCTCGttgtaattgcaggattcgacctCGAGCCTCATTGACTTAAGCACTCTGGCGTTCAGCAGGAAGAATGTGGCGAAGTTAACTTGGAAGTAGGTTTTGCAATAACATCTAAGCACTATTGTCCTCAAACGGATGTCAAGAGATGTGAGAAGATTCCAGTCTTTACAGTTTGGTGGCTTTTGTTGTCGCTTTTGTTCGCATGACTCATTTATCTGAAAAGAGGCATGGACAATGGAAATCAACCACGTACTTTAGGACAGCAAGTAAATCAAAAGAGCAGCTCAAAACACTGAACACTAAATACTCTATGAACTGTCAATGAAGAATTACCTCCTTCGCATACAACTTTTCCAAGCACGGAAAGCATCTCATCAAGTCCATAACTATATCCTGATCAAAAAATGGCATATGGATGGCCAAGATCTTGACAGTGCGCACCACCGTTGTCAGGCTATCAATGCGCGTCCCCTTAATCAAACATGGAACACAATATTAAAGCATGACTAAGTAGAGTCCATATGTAACAAAAATGCAGCATATGAGTGAAGCCTTGTGGGAAAGGCAATAAGTAGAAAAGAAAAACATAGCTACCTGGATAACTGTGGAGCCAAACACGATTTTGGATCCGCTATATTCTTCAGGAATGCAGCCCAGTGTCTCAAGTTTAGGCGCGGAGATAACCATAGTTTGCATCGTCTCATTCATTTCAGGATAGAGCAGCCTTTCAAGCGACGGGGCATCCTCGATGATGAGTTCCGCTGAGCTAGAACAAAAGCCAATGCTTCTAAGGGTAGGGGAGTTGATCCGGTGACAACGGACGCCCGAAATGGTACTAAGCAGCAAGCACTCCAGGCCAGGACAACCCACAGAGATAATGGTGTGCAGTGAGACCTCCGAGATTTTGACATGTACGAGTGCAAGCCTCCTGAGCTGTTTGAAGCGAAGCGTTTCCACGTCGTCATCCGTGAGATAGCAGTTGCTGATAACTGCAACGCGGAGAGTGGACGAGAACCGGAAGATGGACTCCGGCGGGGGTAGCAGCAATTTTAGTACCAGATCCGGAGCGCGATACCTTCTGCCGTAGAAGTAGAACTCGAGCTCCTGGAGGTTGTCGAGGGCGGGGGACAGGAGCCAGGCGTCGACGGCATCGGCTCGGCACTGGAGGTGGCTACCGGGGAGGCAGAGACGCCGGCCGGAGCCCAGGTGGGCGGCGAGGATGTCGCTCACGAGGACACATCGCGGCGAGGAGGCGGGGAGGCCACGGAAGTCGAGATTGAGAGGGGATTTgcgccagaggtggcgccacTTGGACGAGAGAACCTGGGTACGGGCGCCTTCCTTGAGAGGGAGGAGGGAGATGATCTCACCGAGGATGTGGTCGGAGACGCTGCTGATGCGGTCCAGCAATTGTTCTTCATCTTTCTCGGCTCCGGGCGGCCGTTCTTGGCTCTTCTCCACGACCATGGGTTCCAGATCTGTCGCTTCTCCGGTGGCCGCCGCCGGCATCGGCGGTGGTGCCTCTTCATGGATCCCAGGTGCAGCTAGGTTCATACGCTTGGCCTCAGGACCGTCCGACCCCATCTCCATTGCTAGCCCtagccctagcgccgccgccgctctgcgCTCTGGGCAGTGGAAAGTGGAAGAGGAGTGACGGAGTGAGGCTGCCCTGCGCTGCGCACTACTATATCTATATGGCAGAGTCTTTTTGGGGTCAGAATCAGGTGGCCTCGATTGATGCGTGTCCTGTCGGCCGTCTGGGCAAAGAGGTCCACAGGATTTTGTCCTTGATTCTAGACTGAACTTTCTACAGACACCTGGTCGGAAGCCGTCAGGTCCGGCATTCCTTTTCATTTGAGATAAAAAAGAATCAACAATTTCTTTTTCGGTGAAAGGGCCAGGAATGGTGGATAGGCTGCTAGTGTGTGAGGGGTAGAAATTCCATTGCGGGTGAAAGGATAGTCCGAGAAGTTGTGTGCAGTAATTGGTCGAAATTCCATTTTGTGTTCGTGGGATGCGAATTCGGATCCATTAATTTCTAGGATGGCAATTTTGTTTTTTTGAAGTCGTTAGAGGCGACACCGGTGGGAACATTTGGAATTCTTGTCTCCTTCTATTGCATATTTAACTTCGCTTCTCAGTTTCCAAAAAGCAACTGGTTCACGGATCACACGTCGTAGGGCTTTGATGACCAATCGACGAATGGTGAGTTCTAGTCGAGCCACGACTATGGATTCTTCAATGTGACCAAGGAACGAAATTACGAGTTTTGCATTTGATTCAAGACCGCGTTGCGCCATCTGGCCACAACACCATGGTCGAAACACAAGGAGCTTTTGAGCGCGGCAATGGCCCTGGAGGCGGCGTTTGAATTTTATTGGGCCAAGGCCCACATTTATTGGATTAGCGGGTCACAAGCAAGATTGAGGGCCCATGAATTTTCAAAAAAGAAGAGGTGGCGGGACGGGGGATGTGAGTGGAGATCGAGACGATAAGATAAGGGGGCGTCGTCGGATACAAACCGGGTTAAGGACGAGACGACCAAGTTTGGGAAGATTTGATTCCACGAGTTGTTTACGAACACACGATCGATTCTTTGCAAAGTGGATTCCTCTCAACTACTTAACCAAGTGAAAAGGGAATCGATGAGCGGTAGTTTAATAAGAGCAAGGTTATTAATTATTTCGCTAAAAGCGTTAGCCTTGTCCTGTGAGAACGAGGGGTTGTTTATAGTCGAATTGTGACCTCGTTAGTTTGAAATCTGTAATATCACTTTTTTTTGCACAactcatgttttttttttactaGTTTAACTCCTGGTCGAATCTAAATCTTGAGAATGGGTGACGTTTTATTCAACAAAGGGAGAAATTGTAGAAAGACAATTTGTTTAGGAAAGAATAGAAAAAATGTATGTGGGTTGATTTTTCCTAAATAGTTTGAACGCGGCAACAAGCCCAGAAGCAGCGTTTGAATTTGTCAGGCCGGGGCCCAAGCTTGTTGAATTAGTGGGCCACAAGCAGGATTGAGTGCCCATGAATTTTCAAATCCAAAGGTGGCGGGACAGGTGATGGGAGTGGAGTCGATACTATAAGGGGATGTGATCGGATACAAATTAGGATAAATACAAGAAGGGCGAGTTTGGGAAGACTTGATTCCATGAGTTGTTTCAGAATACATGGTCGATTCTTTGTAGAGTGGATTCCTCTCGATTGCTTGACCATGTGAAAAGGCGATCGGTGAAGGGCAGTTCAATGAGGGCAAGGTTATTAGTTGTTTCATTAAAAAAATAGTTGTTTCACTAAAAGCGCCAGCCTCATTCTTTCGAAATGAGCAGTTTTTTTTGTCGAAGTGTGACCTCCTAAGGTTGAAACCTCCAgtgtcatttttttttttgcccaaCTCGTGTTTTTCTCTAGTTTAATTTCTGGTTGAATCTAAATCTGGGTGGCGTTTGACTCAATGGAAGGAGAAATGGAGAATAGATCTGCACTATAGCTCGTGTAGAAAGACATTTTGTTTAGAAAATACTAGTAAAAATGCACGTGCACACTTGTTCAGGTTGAATTTTCCTAAACAGTCTGACGCTGATTGATGGAAATATGTTATCGTCTTTGTTGCACGCACCGAGGGTGAAACATAACTACTCATTTAACACTGAGAAGAAGTTGCGCCCAGTAGAACGACTATTACCGTGCATGACCAAATTTGGCATCTAACTAAGTATACCTTTACatctttttttaaaataaaagttcGTCCTATCTAATATTATTTTCGTGCTTCGCCAATATCTGAGTTGTTTATATTTAAGGAATTTGATTATATGTAACTAAGTTGGTGGGACTTTGATAATATATTCAAAGTTCATATGTTCTAGATAAAATATACAAAGGTTGTTTGGTGGCTTAAAGATTTATCTTTTGAGGACTTATTGCATATACGTTCTGAACTTGGTTTCGCTTGTCATGGATCACTCGTTGGGCAAGCTTCCACGACACCTTCCATCTCTTTGTCTGTCACTGTCTTGCTATTTTTTTATTTGCTGTCATGGCTGCCCTGTTTTTCTGAATGTGCAAAGGTTCCCTCCCTTGTCTATGCGTCTTTTCAGACAGTTCATATACTACTATTTAGTGTTCACCGATGAGCAGCTCTTTTGATTCGCTTGTAGTACTAGATTGGTTGATTTCCCTTGTCTATGCGTCTTTTCAGAAAAGTGGGCCATGGAATAGAAATGCATGGTatcttttctcgaaaaaaaaaatgcatgGTATCTTAAAAACTGGGATCTTCTCACATCTCTTGAAGTCCGATTGAAGAAAATAGTGCTCAGATGTTACCACGGAACCGAGAATGCTAGAGTCAATGATATTTGAGGTCCAATCCTGCGATTACAACATGGGATGCTCCAGATGGACAATAGGGCATCTTGGGGTCTGCTTAGTAGACTGCGTGGGATTCCTCCACCACTGCGCCAGCGAGATGGGTCTCCCCGCGTGTTGCAAACGGCCATGGGCTATGAAACGCGGGTCGTTTGGTGGCTTGCACAGAGTTTTTTTTTGaccccgtggagatttgggctccGTCCGTTTGGTAGATCGGTTTTCAGGTCTAGTAGCAGCCCAGAACAGCGCAActtttgtttggttgcaacccaaaatCCGCTTTTGTTTACCTCTTCCCTTCAATGTGGTGAGGTTACCAGTGAGCAACAACACAAGCAAAAACACAATCATAGACGACACACAACTTCGCACTGATCATAGACGACATAAGTTCACGACACGCCATTGTTCTGACACGATCATAGTTCAAGATACATCAGAcatgatcatagttcaacacacttGACACGAACATCAACTAGACACGATATGGTACcaggttagcttcagacatgatgctcggagatgacacacctggtgtcatcgccatggtacgagcacctgctcaccacctcagtgcaggtgtggtcgaagatgaccacactgtactcgaaggaggacaccttcttgaaggtgaGGAACGGGCCTACCTTGAGTTGGTGGGCGATGGCGAAGGCCGCCCACCCATGGTCGATGAATGCGTCCTTgccttctctcctcgtagtcatcctccagttgcatccggtgttggtggtgacgatgatgttggaagggatttctccgaaccacttgacgaaagcttGAGGGATCATGAGCCGGTTGAAGGTGGGCTTGAATAAGATGAGGAGGAAATGGCCCAACCCTACGTCGTGGTGGAAGTGGCCGACATTAGCCAGCCTTCCACGACGCTTCTTCGCCGGTCCCTCGTCGGGAACCTCACCAggtgacccaagcatgatcttctcagtctTCCACACGAACACATGCCATTAGTGCCCGCTCACAAGTATTTTAGATGAAAACGgacattgataacattagtaagACCTCATACATTGCCTCACATGGCAGTcatagggagtggccacaaactaagtgtagtgtgcgACGACTGTGCcagacatgactaagtttgaagcCACCACCTAGCCTTCCATTGTACCTttattgaatcattggccaacgcAAATGAGGCCTCATATATTTGGTCACATGGCAGACAGATGgactgtccccaaactaagtctagtgtgcagtgAAActtgcacacatgactaagtttgaaggCAACACCTTACCTTCCATTgtgccattgttcaatcattggccaatgcactagacaaacaaaAATAGGCCTCATATATAAGATCACACGGCAGACAAAGggactgtccgcaaactaagtctagtgtgcaagtaatatggcacacatgactaagtttgagggcagcacgctgccttccgttgtgccattgttcaatcattggccaatgcactagacaaaccaaaAGGAGGCCTCATATATTGGATCACACGGTAGGCAGAGGGGCTAACCACAAACTAAGTCAAAATCTGATAGTTCCCCCCTTTCCATGCACAGTGAAATCTGTCAGTTTCACCCATAGACAGTCCGCTCTACGAAGAATCTACCGTgattggagattagagtaacaaatctaagcaaatcgagaccaTGAACAACAAGAACTAGACAAGAACAACAAGCAATGGCGACGAATACCTTGCAAACATCTATCCGAaccctatcctaatggaaaccctagcagatctaatctGCATGTCGTCGCAAATGCCCGAGCATGGCCTGTTCTGGCACAATGAGTAAGAAGGTGGGAAGCAtaggtcgttaccgccattgttccaACCGAGGAAGAGGTCGAGTTCGCGGCgaactcgagatgccgatgaagacagcGGAGCTGGCTGCGGGCGATGTCGCGGTGCTGCTCAccgacgtctcctcctccggtaccggtgctcctcctTGCGGCGGTGCAGCGGATAACAGCCAGGTGATGTGACAGTTGGGGGGGAGGGTGAGGGTGCAGTCgtgagtgagaggaaggagagaggaGCGGTGAGGCTAAATATGGCGCGTGTTCCTGAAGCGACGCCGCGTTTCCGTCTCCCTTCCCATGCGCTTCTGGCCACAACGGGCCTGACTCCGGAGAAACTGACATTCCGAGCGTTCCTTCAGGACTTATCCcaagggtgctttgagaaccggttcatGCATGAACGCGGACCGAAAATTATTGGGCCGATGTGAGCCAAGGGGCATGCAGGCTACGAAACGGGCCTTAGAGGTGTTCGGCTCTCCTTTACAACAGGCTGTCACCGTGATGTTTCAGGTATCATGCATGTCGATGATTTGGATTCATCCGATCCCTTCTCTTGTAGGTGTTGAAGAATGGGTTTGGCGATTGTGGAGTGAGTTATTCTCGCCTTTGTCGTTTCCTATTTGGCGAAAGTTGTCGATTAATTCTAGTGTCTTTCAGGGTTTCTAAGTCTATTATTCCAAAATATTCTGATATTCAGTTCAAGCTATTTGTGGTCCATGCAAAATCACACTTAAATATTTTAggaatttttttcgataaagggaatatattaatatcaagaagataccaattacacccagcctttgcaacaacgcaccaccctaatggcactacggatgcacacagccaaaaacaagaaaagaaaactaagaaacaaaagtcccgctacagtatctcgtgcctaacaacagcaatacatccaccgccaagacaacacctgtatTACAcactagtccccgctctcaaaacaaatgcctccaccaaggacattgccagacacaaccaattaaggccagaccttgggttttcaccctgaaaggtaggactctgcacttcacctgtgttgtcgcccccactttcataccgctgctgtgaagcctgaaacaccaagcaagtccctcaacatcacaaagacttgaacctccctaagCTAGTcctcctccggccttcatgaaattctcttcttccgactttcatcatggatccatagtcacttgatgtcaatcaaagaaaaagagcttcgcgccgctccctccggaactaatcggtcggaataaaaacatgggtgcgcacgaccgaatacctccgatccaacaaactccgagcaaaagcactgttacattcatcggtggagccttccggaactcaacactccagccagatcacgagtccaggcctccggtaggtcctcctcttcacgcaagagaggccctaggaccgccgcctttattcaggtgggaccccacgtcggcgaccatcctgggctggccactccaaccctccaccggcgacaccatcgccggcttccaagctcctccaactcgccgccggaacgagtaggttagcgatagttgctcgacgatgccttcaacaagataacggcgcagacgccgccatcgcccgccatgaccggagtcggctcggttttcaccggctacTATGCCTCCCCGTCTCGCTGCCGGCGCTGGAAGTGGGACGAAAAATCCAACACAGCCAGCCTGGCCGACTGCCTTCGGTGGATGaagtcagccaccaccaccatgcccgggcCAAAGACCCGGACGTCCTCAAGCCGCGAAGAAGACCCAGCGAAGCCTCCTCGTGCCATTGACGAGACGCAGCCGCGATGGATCGCGATCCGAACCTCCGGCCTAGATCCGACCACACtgcagccaacatccgccgccggccgccggagatccgtcggccaccgccatcccgctgcgttcagtcgacggaggaggagggtgtaggccgccgcccccacacgctcccgcaggccgcgctgcgctctgccgacggaggaccgagccgccaccgccgcctcatcacaggggctttgccccgtggcgtcctcggcgacggcggcggaggaggggggggcctgtaggggaggggaggagggcggaGCGGAGGGGAACTCCCCGGggacggcgggcggcgccgccgcctcgggggagAGGTTAGGTCGGGGGAGAGGTTAGGTCGGGGTCGAGTACCAAAGGATTATTTTTCAGCCAAGTTCACTAGGACTTATGGTTTCTTGAGAAAGATTCATGTGTAATGAGTACTAGGAAATGGCTGGCCTTAGCTATATCAAAGAACTAGTGAAAATCCCACGTGCTGCGGATACTTAAGCAAGCAATTTAGAATGTATATGTAGTTGAATAAATGAAAAAATACATTTCATAGTGCCAACTTGATCGACATAAAAATACGTAATTGTTGATTCAAAATTGGGTTGCACATATGTTCTACAAAAGGTAACACAAATTTTTTAATAGATAATAATACAATTAAAATTGCAAGAGAAGGGTAGGTATGACCATAACAGTTTGGTGAAAACCTGAACTGAACAGGCAAGCCTTGAATTGGATGGTCACCTCTGGCGTTGTCAAGAAAATAATGTAGTGTGATAGAAAAAAATGCAACCTAATCCGCTGAAAGATACACATTCAGAGAGACATAGGCCGCAAAAACATTGATTAAAGGGCAATCTATGCATGCTTTTCTACCTTGTGATACCAACCTTCGACAACATCAGAATCATTTGTACGTTTTGCCATCCACTTGAATATTTTGTTGAACACCTGCAATGCGCCAACAATAAATAGCCTATTGGTTGATCTACCATATATCATATGAAGAAGAAAAATCAGAGACTGCTTAATCTGACTACAACACAGTCAAAGAATATTAGCAAGCATAGAGGCTATGAAATATTCTGCAACCTTGTAAATTTAAAAATAACACCCATCCATTGTAATGATATTTTGAAACAAAATCTCTCACATAGCTAAACATTAGTTGCAGGGGGAATCATGTCGTTTGGTTGATGCCTAAGCACTTGTGGGGGACGTGGGTGTAAGCACGGATGAAGAAGCTCCTGTCCTGGAACTTGAATGACCAACTATGACCCGTAtgaaatgggaaaagaaaagctcTTGAGCTGATTGGATTGATTCCTTGGAGGTCAAAGCAATTTTGGACTGTTTTCTTTTGTGCTGCTGCTCAGGTCGATTGATCCCCAAGGTATATATAGGAAGGATGCAAAGAACCGGAAAGAGAGATCGACCATTTAAGCGTAAAGGTAGTGGGGAAGAAGATAAAGAATTAACCGGCCATTTGCATGCCTTTCCAATCAAAGTGTGGTTGTTCTTCCCCAGAATAGCGTTGTGATGATAGAGTAGATGGAAGGGTGGCGATGGGCCTTTAATTAGAAGTAAATTGAACTTGTAGTTATTTTCTAGTAGTGGGATGTCACGGGCATGTCATGCTAATGGTTGATAATGGGGTCTTGAGTGGGTCAGTGGGATGTACATGAAGCTTAAAAGCACCTAAAAATTAGTTTGGCTGATGCACGGCGTGGCTGCATGGATAGGAAGATCTGAAGGACAAAAATAATTGTGATGATGTGGCTACATGAGatttcagcttgcaaacattaaatgtattttagtggggatgaattttatagatattatagataaagAAGATAGCTTCTCGAGGTTCTTGTTTTGATGTTCCACTGGAGCATCACTCAGTTTATTTCATACATTCTGAACTCCACGTTTTCACTAGATCTAGTCAAATATACACTACTCAATTCCAGTGCTGATTGCACGATGTTCATACATGGAAGAGAGTTCCTTCACTTGCTCTGAATAGAGACATGCTTCTCCTGAAGATACTTGCATTGTCTTCTGAAACCGAACAACCCATTGGCATAGGGGAGAGTGTTGACCTAGTTTAAGGTTTATAAACTGAGGTGTCAAGCCGGACTTGCCAATATCCCGCTTCTAATTTATTTTGAAAATTACAGTTAAACTTTTGAGTTCTAGCTTGTTTACATATTAAGGACATGGTTCTATGAACACCATAAATGTGCTACATATATCCTTGGGTATGTTAGTAAGGGTCCCTGAATATGTAATAGCTAGAACTTTGAAGGGGTCCTGTGAATTTCTGGACCGAATCAGGCTGAAGCTGTAGCACCGACTATTGTGGTGACTGACTGAAGCTGAAGATTTTGTTTTCATGAGAAACGTTGCTCTCCGAAGAGGGTGAAATCGCCCATGATGTTGCAACATCGTCCACGGATGTTGGATGATGCAAGCCTGCTTGTTTGTGGTGAGGCCAGCGGCAGGTGGTGCTTTGCCACTCATATCCAATCCATGTATACCCGTTTGTATTGATACGGTATCACAATGTCTGCACtgcgttttcttcttcttcaaaaccCGCATTCGCCTGCTATGGCTACCATGTCTGGATGTTAACAGCAGAGGATATGAGACTCTATTCTTGTGGTTGTCTTCTGCACTGTGAGAAGTTCCGAGGAGTGTCCCTGTCCGCCGTCGCCTCCATGAAGCTCAGACTAgaatacactggtagaaaaaggggctttagtcctggttggcaacgggatttagtcccggttgcgcaaccgggactaattatgcgagacaaacccccccccccccctagtcgcggtttcttacgaaccgcgactaaaggctcatccacgtgggcggcaggtgctcgtcggggcggaggacctttagtcgtggttggccagaccaaccgggactaaaggtctccgcaggtttagggtttttacccctaaatctggtttctttttgttgtgttttatttcttttatattttattttaacattgaagaagtttcagtacacgtattctacgctactatatacacgttacacgttgatgcatataatatacaatttcaaacaagtttgaaatttcaaacaagaacaattcaagaggaatatataatATTCAGTCTCGGGTGACCATATACCAGAACAACTTCAAACAAGTTTCCATATACAATTTATCAAAttagaagttcttcgtcctcgtaatagtgttcttctTTAGGATGGATgacttccctcatcaaaaatcctgccaattcctcttgaattggtcgaaagcgagcttctggattaaGCTTCTTCCGCAAGTCATTCCTCCACATGTTGATATCCTCAgccctccgctcagaggtgtatcgccggatgaactcacacatataatatccacatagattggtcttcggtggctgaatATTCACATTAGCTATCCTTGTAAATCTTAGCTCATCTTTGAAATCACCGGTTATTTTATCTttgaaccgtttccaaaccctactgggcaaagaaattaaatgaacaagagagttattagttacttgatataaggaaacaaacgaaagaggccgatatagtgcgcaaatgattgaaaataattacttttgcagcattgctcttataCCGGACCAATactttgaatccatattcagagagtccatgacgagaactctggagttgtcaaattcaattattagcagaatccagtggaacctgcggacacgttacACGCACAGTCAATGCATAAGTGATCGATTAGACAtaacatgcatggagtaaacaaaagagaatatgcacaagacagaaacacttacccaaaatggtaagaaaatataatttgacttttgagttccAGCTCTGTAAGAAACCGATACAAGTCTTTCTCCACGTCTTTGGGGtatctttctaacacatatccattaatgatatgtgggtcaatgaatccaacatcaaggatgttctttcttttgcattccccaagcttcattctgcataatagcgtacacaagaatatagttaggacaatatagtgcaggcaatgaacgagatgaggtgaagatttaattatagaaataaatcacttacaaaacGTAGCTACTCGGGATATATTTGtcaagctcgcgcagattgaacaactggaacaattcactcgtatGAACTTGTACATGgtactgtttgaagtgatgctcctctctaacttccgcataaatatattctttgccggacttattttttatgaaatcctTGTACCAGCGTAGCAGACTTCGCATATTTGTTGGTAGACTCACTTCCTGCGCAGGctggacgagaggcccattcggcgcaTATGTAAATGCCACCTCACTTATTGGCGCATCCTCAAGGCCAAacaatgcacgaagagtcatactgaACTCGGCCGCTCTTTCTTTGGCCGCCGCTACAGTTATTCTCTGTGCTCCagcagctgctatgatagcgggtccaatagttccatgtccttatccatatcggctATGAAGGACGACGTCGTAAGGAAAGGATCGGCTTCCACTATGAGTGGGGGGATCAATTGCTTtctctgttccccgagctggga from Lolium rigidum isolate FL_2022 chromosome 4, APGP_CSIRO_Lrig_0.1, whole genome shotgun sequence encodes the following:
- the LOC124648455 gene encoding F-box/LRR-repeat protein At3g26922-like, whose amino-acid sequence is MEMGSDGPEAKRMNLAAPGIHEEAPPPMPAAATGEATDLEPMVVEKSQERPPGAEKDEEQLLDRISSVSDHILGEIISLLPLKEGARTQVLSSKWRHLWRKSPLNLDFRGLPASSPRCVLVSDILAAHLGSGRRLCLPGSHLQCRADAVDAWLLSPALDNLQELEFYFYGRRYRAPDLVLKLLLPPPESIFRFSSTLRVAVISNCYLTDDDVETLRFKQLRRLALVHVKISEVSLHTIISVGCPGLECLLLSTISGVRCHRINSPTLRSIGFCSSSAELIIEDAPSLERLLYPEMNETMQTMVISAPKLETLGCIPEEYSGSKIVFGSTVIQGTRIDSLTTVVRTVKILAIHMPFFDQDIVMDLMRCFPCLEKLYAKEINESCEQKRQQKPPNCKDWNLLTSLDIRLRTIVLRCYCKTYFQVNFATFFLLNARVLKSMRLEVESCNYNEHFFAEQHEMLQMEKRASRGARLCFTTGCHHEVSGTMHLDDLDSTDPFACGC